A DNA window from Leopardus geoffroyi isolate Oge1 chromosome A1, O.geoffroyi_Oge1_pat1.0, whole genome shotgun sequence contains the following coding sequences:
- the ZCCHC10 gene encoding zinc finger CCHC domain-containing protein 10, translated as MATPMHRLIARRQAEANKQHVRCQKCLEFGHWTYECTGKRKYLHRPSRTAELKKALKEKENRLLLLQQSIGETNVERKTKKKRSKSVTSSSSNSSDSSASDSSSESEETSTSSSSEDSDTDESSSSSSSSSSTTSSSSSSDSDSDSSSSSSSSTSTESSSEDEPPKKKKKK; from the exons TGAAGCAAATAAGCAACATGTAAGATGTCAGAAATGCTTAGAATTTGGACATTGGACTTATGAatgcacaggaaaaagaaaatacctacaTAGGCCTTCAAGAACAGCAGAACTaaagaaagctttaaaagaaaaagaaaacagattattattattacaacaaAG CATCGGAGAAACTAATGTAGAAAGAAAGACgaagaaaaaaag GTCTAAGAGTGTCACCAGTTCCAGTAGCAATAGCAGTGACAGTTCAGCCAGTGATTCTTCATCTGAGAGTGAAGAAACATCTACCTCATCCTCCTCAGAGGACAGTGACACCGATGAAAGTTCCTCCAGTTCATCGTCTTCATCCTCCACCACGAGCTCTTCCTCGTCCTCTGATTCAGACTCAGATTCTAGCTCTTCCAGTAGCAGCAGCACCAGCACAGAGAGCAGCTCCGAGGATGAACcaccaaagaagaagaaaaagaaatag